TTCTCCTATACGTTCCAGCCCGATCGCGGCCTCTCGCCGGATACCCGCGGCACGCCGTTCGCGACCGTGTTCAGTCTTGGCAGCACCGGCGTTGGCGCCAGCAGCATGTTGAAGAACGGGGTGCTGGAAGCGGGCAATCCGACCCGCCTCACTGCCGTCAACATCTTCAACCTGCCCGGCGCGGCGGGCTGCGAGGCCGCTGGCGACGACATGGGCCCTTATGCCTACCGCATCTGGAATTCGCCGGCCTCGAAGTACGCCTGCGCCTGGGACTACCCCGCCGCCGCGGTGATCCAGCAACCACAGGACAGCGTGGACTTCATCGGTCGCGCCACGTTCCGCATCGGCAGTGGGCACGAGGCTTACGTCGAACTGACCGCATCCAAGGTCGATGTCGCCAAGACCTTCGAGCCGAACCAGATCTCGTCCAGCACCAGCACCGCCGCCACGTCGCTGGGCCAGAGCACCTGGTATCCGCTCAATGCCACGACCAAGGCGACCTACGACGCGGTGTACAACGCGCTCGCCGGCTATTTCGGTGCCGGCCAGCTCAACTACGGCGCGCCGATCGCCTACCGCTGGCGCTGCATGGCCTGCGGGCCGCGCCAGATCGAAACCACCACCAAGTCCTACCGCTTCGTCGCCGGCATCGGCGGCCTGATCGGCGACTGGAGCTACGACGCCGGCCTGACCCGCGGTTCCAGCAAGTCCGAGTCGATCCTGGGCAGCGGCTTCCACTACACCGATGCGCTGAAGGCGGCGCTCGGCAGCGGGCTGATCAACCCCTTCCTCGCCCCCGGGCAGGAGCAATCCGCCGCCGCGATGGCGGCGCTGGATGCGGCTTCGGCCCGGGGCGTGAAGCTCTACGGCGGCGAATCGCTGGTGACCTCGCTCGATGCCTCCATCTCCGGCGACCTCGGCTTCTTCCGCCTGCCCGGCGGCAACATCGCGATGGCCGCCGGCATCGACCTGCGCCGTGAGGAATTCCATTTCGACGGCGACCAGCGCAGCAACAAGCGCGCCGTGTTCAATGCGCCGTTCGACGATGCCAATGCACTGGGCGACGTCAGCCGCGACATCCGTGCTGTCTACGTCGAGTTCCAGCTGCCGCTGTTCAAGCACTTCGACCTGAACCTGGCCGGCCGCTACGACGACTACAGCGGCTTCGGCGGCACCAGCAACCCGAAGGTCTCGTTCAAGTACCAGCCGTTCGAATCGCTGCTGTTCCGCGGCGCGTACAGCACCGGCTTCAAGGTGCCGAACTTCAACCAGCTGTTCAACGGCATCAGCGAAGTGCAGTACGTCGGCCTCGACCTGGCCGACCCCGCGACCTGCCCGAGCGGCGTGGCCAATCCCAACGTGGCCGGTTGCGAAGTGATCCGCCCGGTCGAACTGTTCGGCGGCAACCCCGGCCTCTCTCCCGAGGAATCCAGGCAGAAGAGCTTCGGCCTGGTGTACTCGCCGATGTCGCAATTCAACATCGCCCTGGACTGGTGGGAGATCGAACGCGTCAACACCATCCGTTCCGCGCCTCGCGACGTGTTGATCCAGTACTACGGCATCTTCCAGGACAACTGGATCCGCGAAGGCGGCGAGGTGGTGGCGATCGACCGCCGCTACATCAATTCCGGCGGCAGCCTGATGCGCGGCGTCGAGCTCGACGCCAACCTCAACGGAGAGGTGGCTGGC
Above is a genomic segment from Thermomonas aquatica containing:
- a CDS encoding TonB-dependent receptor domain-containing protein, which encodes MPAHAMPNIRRLSLALLAAMAMPAMAQQSDATDTASKVKTLDQVTVTGSRIKRAEIEQSLPITSFTKDQIDAAGITSAEQLLMQLNIAGNGSDNLASNGGIVSEEQRGNNGVSGANLRGQGADATLVLLNGRRVATHGLKGRAVDLNAIPFAAIERVEVLRDGASAIYGTDAIGGVINFITKRDFQGAQVSAFVDYTEAGGGNIQRGSVLFGHGDLDKDGWNAFGTVSVKRNTILRGSDRDFSYTFQPDRGLSPDTRGTPFATVFSLGSTGVGASSMLKNGVLEAGNPTRLTAVNIFNLPGAAGCEAAGDDMGPYAYRIWNSPASKYACAWDYPAAAVIQQPQDSVDFIGRATFRIGSGHEAYVELTASKVDVAKTFEPNQISSSTSTAATSLGQSTWYPLNATTKATYDAVYNALAGYFGAGQLNYGAPIAYRWRCMACGPRQIETTTKSYRFVAGIGGLIGDWSYDAGLTRGSSKSESILGSGFHYTDALKAALGSGLINPFLAPGQEQSAAAMAALDAASARGVKLYGGESLVTSLDASISGDLGFFRLPGGNIAMAAGIDLRREEFHFDGDQRSNKRAVFNAPFDDANALGDVSRDIRAVYVEFQLPLFKHFDLNLAGRYDDYSGFGGTSNPKVSFKYQPFESLLFRGAYSTGFKVPNFNQLFNGISEVQYVGLDLADPATCPSGVANPNVAGCEVIRPVELFGGNPGLSPEESRQKSFGLVYSPMSQFNIALDWWEIERVNTIRSAPRDVLIQYYGIFQDNWIREGGEVVAIDRRYINSGGSLMRGVELDANLNGEVAGGRWNINLNGSLINLFKTKALESLPYSTNLVGKYVRYYNLPIRWKHSLTFGYTRGNWSHNLSQLHRDGYYDELPPSVANGSYIPTGWKPRVDGYTTYDYSITWKGIPDLKLAFGIKNLTDKDPPFTAHQNDFAAGAAWEARIADPRGRAYTLLAEYSF